In Micromonospora sp. WMMD980, the following are encoded in one genomic region:
- a CDS encoding TetR/AcrR family transcriptional regulator — MSEERLATILAAAYACFTRHGMRRTTMDDIAAAAGMSRPAVYQYVRNKDDAYRRLAERLFTDSLDRARHAAATGGGDLAGRLHDVLAAKLELTLTLHRDSPHATELLDASGKLTGDLVEAYTAELTDLVADALADAAGPRARAVADVLVALTRGLEADLTDPDLPRQRLRDGVALLVAGLPHQGDPA; from the coding sequence ATGTCAGAGGAACGGTTGGCGACGATCCTGGCCGCCGCGTACGCGTGCTTCACCCGGCACGGCATGCGGCGCACCACCATGGACGACATCGCCGCCGCCGCCGGGATGTCCCGGCCCGCGGTCTACCAGTACGTGCGCAACAAGGACGACGCCTACCGGCGGTTGGCCGAACGGCTCTTCACCGACTCGCTCGACCGGGCCCGCCACGCCGCCGCCACCGGCGGAGGCGACCTCGCCGGCCGGCTGCACGACGTGCTCGCCGCCAAGCTGGAACTCACCCTCACGCTGCACCGGGACAGCCCGCACGCCACCGAACTGCTCGACGCCAGCGGCAAGCTCACCGGCGACCTCGTCGAGGCGTACACCGCCGAGCTGACCGACCTGGTGGCCGACGCGCTGGCGGACGCCGCCGGGCCGCGGGCCCGCGCGGTGGCCGACGTGCTCGTCGCGCTCACCCGCGGTCTGGAGGCCGACCTCACCGACCCCGACCTGCCCCGGCAGCGGCTGCGCGACGGCGTCGCGCTGCTCGTCGCCGGCCTACCCCACCAGGGCGACCCCGCATGA
- a CDS encoding oxidoreductase, translating into MTAVLITGTSSGIGRATVARLARRPDLTVYATARRVDALADLADTGARLLPLDVTDEASMRAAVEAVEAAHGQVDVLVNNAGYGEYGPIEETPMQRVRAQFETNVFGLARLTQLVLPGMRRAGRGRIVNVSSMGGRLVFPGGGYYHASKYAVEAVSDALRQETRPFGIDVAVIEPGLIRTGFGAVAASSLGAGADPAGPYHRMVAAVDAAMAKSYRSRLLAAPPEAVARTIERAVVARRPRTRYLVTAAAWAMVHTRRLFGARLFDAVNRLQFR; encoded by the coding sequence ATGACCGCCGTCCTGATCACCGGCACCTCCTCCGGCATCGGCCGGGCCACCGTCGCGCGCCTCGCCCGCCGGCCCGACCTCACCGTCTACGCGACCGCGCGCCGGGTCGACGCGCTCGCCGACCTGGCCGACACCGGCGCCCGACTGCTCCCCCTCGACGTCACCGACGAGGCGTCCATGCGCGCCGCCGTGGAAGCGGTGGAGGCCGCCCACGGCCAGGTCGACGTGCTGGTCAACAACGCCGGTTACGGCGAGTACGGCCCGATCGAAGAGACCCCGATGCAGCGGGTGCGCGCCCAGTTCGAGACGAACGTCTTCGGGCTGGCCCGGCTCACCCAGCTCGTGCTGCCCGGCATGCGCCGGGCCGGCCGGGGCCGGATCGTCAACGTCAGCTCGATGGGCGGGCGGCTGGTCTTCCCCGGCGGCGGCTACTACCACGCCAGCAAGTACGCGGTGGAGGCCGTCTCCGACGCGCTGCGCCAGGAGACCCGCCCGTTCGGCATCGACGTGGCGGTGATCGAGCCGGGCCTGATCCGCACCGGCTTCGGCGCGGTCGCCGCCTCCTCGCTCGGCGCGGGCGCCGACCCGGCCGGGCCGTACCACCGGATGGTCGCCGCGGTCGACGCGGCGATGGCGAAGTCCTACCGCAGCCGGCTGCTGGCCGCCCCGCCGGAGGCGGTGGCCCGCACCATCGAGCGGGCCGTGGTGGCCCGCCGGCCCCGCACCCGCTACCTGGTCACCGCCGCCGCGTGGGCGATGGTGCACACCCGCCGACTGTTCGGCGCCCGGCTCTTCGACGCGGTCAACCGCCTCCAGTTCCGCTGA
- a CDS encoding protein phosphatase 2C domain-containing protein, producing MFRRRPLDRPVEAARRLTAGRLTLEVAGGSVVGYRYPENYDVLHVDDELPLAVVCDGMGEGEGSRVAGTTATRTFVEQLRARWPAVDAAGLRAATTETHRRVRRAGAAHAGLTGCTLTALVVEPTGGQGWLVQLGDSRAYRLREGLLELVTVDHTMAWLGLLHGWWPAGSPEAARARYQLLRHVGHPDAPDPDLLCLPLRRGDTWLLCTDGVSDQLGYHRLRDLIAARRDPARTVRTLLDASLDAGGEDNATAVVLRVHPTLPAPR from the coding sequence GTGTTCCGTCGCCGTCCGCTGGACCGGCCGGTCGAGGCCGCCCGCCGGCTGACCGCCGGTCGGCTCACCCTGGAGGTGGCCGGGGGCAGCGTGGTCGGGTACCGCTATCCGGAGAACTACGACGTGCTGCACGTCGATGACGAGCTGCCACTGGCCGTGGTCTGCGACGGCATGGGTGAGGGCGAGGGCAGCCGGGTGGCCGGCACGACCGCCACCCGCACCTTCGTCGAGCAGCTCCGCGCCCGCTGGCCGGCCGTCGACGCCGCCGGCCTACGCGCCGCCACGACCGAGACACACCGACGGGTACGTCGGGCCGGCGCCGCCCACGCCGGGCTGACCGGGTGCACACTCACCGCGCTCGTGGTCGAGCCGACCGGCGGCCAGGGGTGGCTGGTGCAGCTCGGCGACTCCCGGGCCTACCGGCTGCGCGAGGGGCTGCTGGAGCTGGTCACGGTCGACCACACGATGGCCTGGCTCGGCCTGCTGCACGGTTGGTGGCCGGCCGGCTCACCGGAGGCGGCCCGGGCCCGCTACCAACTGCTGCGCCACGTCGGGCACCCCGACGCGCCGGACCCCGACCTGCTCTGCCTGCCGCTGCGTCGCGGTGACACCTGGCTGCTCTGCACCGACGGGGTGAGTGACCAGCTCGGCTACCACCGGCTGCGCGACCTGATCGCCGCCCGGCGGGACCCGGCGCGCACCGTCCGGACCCTGCTCGACGCCAGCCTGGACGCCGGCGGCGAGGACAACGCGACCGCCGTGGTGCTCCGGGTGCACCCCACGCTGCCCGCGCCGCGCTGA
- a CDS encoding Clp protease N-terminal domain-containing protein → MFERFTDRARAVVHHALVEAQTEGRRPVGTEHLLLGVLADHDNLAVRLLAADGIDAAGLRAAVTRHTAQGVDGLGAADAAALREIGVDLAAIVARIEESFGPDALREATPRPRRWWRRRHDNGRFSPRAKKVLELSLREALRLRHRHIGTEHILLGLLREGNGLGAQVLVEAGADVDELRQRVEVALREAA, encoded by the coding sequence ATGTTCGAACGATTCACCGACCGGGCCCGGGCCGTGGTGCACCACGCGCTCGTCGAGGCCCAGACCGAGGGCCGGCGTCCGGTCGGCACGGAACACCTGCTGCTCGGCGTGCTCGCCGACCACGACAACCTGGCGGTCCGCCTGCTGGCGGCCGACGGCATCGACGCCGCCGGGCTGCGCGCCGCGGTGACCCGCCACACCGCGCAGGGCGTCGACGGCCTCGGTGCGGCGGACGCGGCCGCGCTGCGCGAGATCGGTGTCGACCTCGCCGCGATCGTGGCCCGCATCGAGGAGTCCTTCGGCCCCGACGCGCTGCGCGAGGCGACGCCGCGCCCGCGCCGGTGGTGGCGCCGCCGGCACGACAACGGCCGGTTCTCGCCCCGGGCGAAGAAGGTGCTGGAGCTGTCGCTGCGTGAGGCCCTGCGGCTGCGCCACCGGCACATCGGCACCGAGCACATCCTGCTCGGCCTGCTCCGGGAGGGCAACGGCCTGGGCGCGCAGGTGCTCGTCGAGGCCGGCGCCGACGTCGACGAGCTGCGGCAGCGGGTCGAGGTGGCGCTGCGCGAGGCGGCCTGA
- a CDS encoding phosphoketolase family protein produces the protein MDTALDLHSPLTDDELRRLDAYWRAANYLTVGQIYLLDNPLLREPLKPEHVKPRLLGHWGTSPGLNLLYAHLNRVIVDRDLSAIFVTGPGHGGPALVANTWLEGTYSELYHHIPRDEAGMQRLFRQFSFPGGIPSHVAPEVPGSIHEGGELGYALSHAYGAAFDNPDLLVACVIGDGEAETGPLAGSWLSNVFLNPARDGAVLPILHLNGYKIANPTVLDRIPAEDLLDLMRGYGYQPYVVEGDDPTAVHQMLAATLDRAVDEIAEIQRRARSGGDVERPRWPMIVLRTPKGWTGPADVDGKPVEGTFRAHQVPIAEVRDNPAHLAELERWLRSYHPEELFDATGGPVAELAALPPAGDRRMSANPVANGGRLLRNLELPDFREYGVAVEEPGGTVAGAAGTLGPWVRDVITRNPQTFRLFGPDEVASNRLGAAFEVTDRAFVGRREPGDDHLSPDGRVMEVLSEHLCEGWLEGYLLTGRHGIFTSYEAFIHIVDSMVNQHAKWLKVTRHIPWREPIASLNYLLSSHVWRQDHNGFSHQDPGFIDHVVNKKAEVVRVYLPPDANTLLSTTDHCLRSRNYINVVVAGKQPAPNWLTMDEAVQHCRRGLGIWDWASTDDDAEPDVVLACAGDVPTLETLAAADLLRRHLPELKVRVVNVVDLMRLQPPSEHPHGLPDNEFDTIFTRDKPVIFAYHGYPWLIHRLTYRRANHENLHVRGYKEEGTTTTPFDMVMLNDLDRFHLVIDVIDRVPGLRSRAAHLRQEMVDVRQACRDYTREHGEDDPRVAEWRWIRETDPAVRTGEREA, from the coding sequence ATGGACACCGCGCTGGACCTGCACAGCCCCCTGACCGACGACGAGCTGCGCCGGCTGGACGCCTACTGGCGGGCGGCGAACTACCTGACCGTCGGGCAGATCTACCTGCTCGACAACCCGCTGCTCCGCGAGCCGCTCAAGCCTGAGCATGTGAAGCCGCGCCTGCTGGGGCACTGGGGCACCAGCCCGGGCCTCAACCTGCTCTACGCGCACCTCAACCGGGTCATCGTCGACCGGGACCTGTCCGCCATCTTCGTCACCGGCCCCGGCCACGGCGGCCCCGCGCTGGTCGCCAACACGTGGCTGGAGGGCACCTACAGCGAGCTGTACCACCACATCCCGCGCGACGAGGCCGGCATGCAGCGGCTGTTCCGCCAGTTCTCCTTCCCCGGCGGCATCCCCAGCCACGTGGCGCCGGAGGTGCCGGGCTCGATCCACGAGGGCGGGGAGCTGGGATACGCGCTGAGCCACGCGTACGGTGCCGCGTTCGACAACCCGGACCTGCTGGTCGCCTGCGTGATCGGCGACGGCGAGGCGGAGACCGGCCCACTGGCCGGGAGCTGGCTGTCGAACGTGTTCCTCAACCCGGCGCGCGACGGTGCGGTGCTGCCGATCCTGCACCTCAACGGCTACAAGATCGCCAACCCGACCGTGCTGGACCGGATCCCCGCCGAGGACCTGCTCGACCTGATGCGCGGCTACGGCTACCAGCCGTACGTGGTCGAGGGCGACGACCCGACGGCCGTGCACCAGATGCTCGCCGCGACGCTGGACCGGGCGGTCGACGAGATCGCCGAGATCCAGCGCCGGGCCCGCTCCGGTGGTGACGTCGAGCGTCCCCGCTGGCCGATGATCGTGCTCCGCACGCCGAAGGGCTGGACCGGGCCGGCGGACGTGGACGGCAAGCCTGTCGAGGGCACGTTCCGCGCCCACCAGGTGCCGATCGCCGAGGTGCGCGACAACCCGGCGCACCTGGCCGAGCTGGAGCGCTGGCTGCGCAGCTACCACCCGGAGGAGCTGTTCGACGCCACCGGCGGCCCGGTCGCCGAGCTGGCCGCGCTGCCGCCGGCCGGCGACCGGCGGATGAGCGCCAATCCGGTGGCCAACGGCGGCCGGCTGCTGCGCAACCTGGAGCTGCCCGACTTCCGCGAGTACGGCGTCGCCGTCGAGGAGCCCGGCGGAACGGTCGCCGGCGCGGCCGGCACGCTCGGCCCCTGGGTCCGCGACGTGATCACCCGCAACCCGCAGACGTTCCGCCTGTTCGGCCCGGACGAGGTCGCCTCCAACCGGCTCGGCGCCGCGTTCGAGGTCACCGACCGCGCGTTCGTCGGCCGCCGGGAGCCGGGCGACGACCACCTCTCCCCCGACGGCCGGGTGATGGAGGTGCTCTCCGAGCACCTCTGCGAGGGCTGGCTGGAGGGCTACCTGCTGACCGGCCGGCACGGCATCTTCACCAGCTACGAGGCGTTCATCCACATCGTCGACTCGATGGTCAACCAGCACGCCAAGTGGCTCAAGGTGACCCGGCACATTCCCTGGCGGGAGCCGATCGCCTCGCTGAACTACCTGCTCTCCAGCCACGTCTGGCGGCAGGACCACAACGGCTTCTCGCACCAGGACCCGGGCTTCATCGACCACGTGGTCAACAAGAAGGCCGAGGTGGTCCGGGTCTATCTGCCGCCGGACGCCAACACGCTGCTCTCCACCACGGACCACTGCCTGCGCAGCCGGAACTACATCAACGTGGTGGTGGCCGGCAAGCAGCCGGCGCCGAACTGGCTGACCATGGACGAGGCGGTCCAGCACTGCCGCCGGGGCCTGGGCATCTGGGACTGGGCCAGCACCGACGACGACGCCGAGCCGGACGTGGTGCTCGCCTGCGCCGGCGACGTGCCGACGCTGGAAACCCTCGCGGCGGCCGACCTGCTGCGCCGGCACCTGCCCGAGCTGAAGGTGCGGGTGGTCAACGTGGTCGACCTGATGCGCCTGCAACCGCCGTCGGAGCACCCGCACGGCCTGCCGGACAACGAGTTCGACACCATCTTCACCCGCGACAAGCCGGTCATCTTCGCCTACCACGGCTATCCGTGGCTGATCCACCGGCTCACCTACCGCCGGGCCAACCACGAGAACCTGCACGTGCGCGGCTACAAGGAGGAGGGCACCACCACCACGCCGTTCGACATGGTGATGCTCAACGACCTGGACCGCTTCCACCTGGTCATCGACGTGATCGACCGGGTGCCGGGGCTGCGCTCGCGCGCCGCGCACCTGCGCCAGGAGATGGTGGACGTCCGGCAGGCATGCCGTGACTACACCCGCGAGCACGGCGAGGACGACCCCCGGGTCGCCGAGTGGCGCTGGATCCGCGAGACCGACCCTGCGGTCAGGACCGGTGAGCGCGAGGCGTGA
- a CDS encoding phosphatase PAP2 family protein: MTAVKESGRRPLGHFAERSLVGLLAVAGAGVAFGVLLMLVRFRWSPLQNADHEAAEWFNNLVAPHHPLVTVLQAITDLGGRPVLIWLITIAVVGLLIRRQSRLAVYLIVTGVGGLILDPSLKALVGRLRPVVDVPVASAPGNSFPSGHALGSFVAYGALLLVFLPAMAPRWRKPAIAIAAVLIFLVGLTRIALGVHFVSDVLGGWLLGAAWLGVTAYAFRLWRRERGRPVPPLTEGLEPEAGEEITPAPDEEKVLEHPRSSVAELLVGWVIVFGALYAFGMYVSYHAKGTVFDWLDTEVPRWFAARHTDGLTDLSWWWSKFGDTHAILLVSLVFCPIVLAVWRRWRPVLFVVLAMFGELSLFLASARVVERPRPPVENLDGQMPTSSFPSGHIAATICLWAAMALIVFPRTDRWWRWLFVAMAVIMPVGVATSRMYRGMHHPTDFMGAIILGTLWLSLLWWVIRPNADVAQGNQPAVESEQVDELDDELAKAGRPE; this comes from the coding sequence GTGACCGCGGTCAAGGAATCCGGGCGCCGACCGCTCGGCCACTTCGCCGAGCGGAGCCTGGTCGGCCTGCTCGCGGTGGCCGGCGCGGGCGTCGCGTTCGGCGTGCTGCTGATGCTCGTCCGGTTCCGCTGGAGCCCGCTGCAGAACGCCGACCACGAGGCGGCCGAGTGGTTCAACAACCTCGTGGCCCCGCACCACCCGCTGGTCACCGTGCTCCAGGCGATCACCGACCTGGGCGGGCGGCCGGTGCTGATCTGGCTGATCACCATCGCGGTGGTGGGCCTGCTGATCCGCCGTCAGTCCCGGCTGGCGGTCTACCTGATCGTCACCGGAGTCGGCGGGCTGATCCTCGACCCGTCGCTCAAGGCGCTGGTGGGACGGCTGCGCCCGGTGGTGGACGTGCCGGTGGCCAGTGCGCCCGGCAACAGCTTCCCCAGCGGCCACGCGCTCGGCTCGTTCGTCGCGTACGGCGCGCTGCTGCTGGTGTTCCTGCCCGCCATGGCGCCGCGCTGGCGCAAGCCGGCCATCGCCATCGCCGCCGTGCTGATCTTCCTGGTCGGGCTGACCCGGATCGCGCTGGGCGTGCACTTCGTCTCCGACGTGCTCGGCGGCTGGCTGCTCGGCGCGGCCTGGCTGGGCGTCACCGCGTACGCCTTCCGGCTGTGGCGACGCGAGCGCGGCCGGCCGGTCCCGCCGCTGACCGAGGGCCTGGAGCCCGAGGCGGGCGAGGAGATCACCCCGGCCCCGGACGAGGAGAAGGTGCTGGAGCACCCCCGCTCGTCGGTGGCCGAGCTGCTCGTCGGCTGGGTGATCGTGTTCGGCGCGCTCTACGCGTTCGGCATGTACGTCAGCTACCACGCCAAGGGCACGGTCTTCGACTGGCTCGACACCGAGGTGCCGCGGTGGTTCGCCGCCCGGCACACCGACGGGCTGACGGACCTGAGCTGGTGGTGGAGCAAGTTCGGCGACACCCACGCCATCCTGCTGGTCTCGCTGGTGTTCTGCCCGATCGTGCTGGCCGTGTGGCGCCGGTGGCGGCCGGTGCTGTTCGTGGTGCTGGCCATGTTCGGCGAGCTGAGCCTCTTCCTGGCCAGCGCCCGCGTGGTGGAGCGGCCCCGGCCGCCGGTGGAGAACCTGGACGGGCAGATGCCCACCTCGTCGTTCCCGTCCGGGCACATCGCGGCGACCATCTGCCTCTGGGCCGCCATGGCGCTCATCGTGTTCCCGCGCACCGACCGGTGGTGGCGGTGGCTGTTCGTGGCGATGGCGGTGATCATGCCGGTGGGCGTGGCCACCTCCCGGATGTACCGGGGCATGCACCACCCGACCGACTTCATGGGCGCGATCATCCTCGGCACGCTCTGGCTGTCGCTGCTCTGGTGGGTGATCCGGCCGAACGCCGACGTGGCCCAGGGCAACCAGCCGGCGGTCGAGTCCGAGCAGGTCGACGAGCTGGACGACGAGCTGGCCAAGGCCGGCCGGCCGGAATGA
- a CDS encoding diacylglycerol kinase family protein produces the protein MDGAEEKLPVTAENRTPRSAVVVNPVKVADLDEFRRIVDGALDAAGWPAPTWYETTVEDPGRGQAEEAVKAGAEVVFACGGDGTVMACVTALAGTEVALAVLPQGTGNLLAANLGLSNDLGAGLEVAVERGMRRLDVGVVDDQCFAVMAGMGFDAQMLDSTSETTKKRIGWPAYLVGAARHLRDRPMRVSVRIDGRPPLRRRARSVLVANVGRLQGGVRLLTEAEPDDGWLDVAVLTPRTVGHWLAMGWALVRRTGSVPRMEVFRARTVEIASNRPQPRQLDGDLIEPGRSLTATIRPESLWLCVPRPEDHPDLAEDAKAAAERGERLVEDARRE, from the coding sequence GTGGACGGTGCAGAAGAGAAGCTTCCGGTGACCGCGGAGAACCGGACCCCGCGCTCCGCCGTGGTGGTCAACCCGGTGAAGGTGGCCGACCTGGACGAGTTCCGGCGGATCGTGGACGGCGCGCTCGACGCGGCCGGCTGGCCGGCGCCGACCTGGTACGAGACCACGGTCGAGGACCCGGGTCGCGGCCAGGCGGAGGAGGCCGTCAAGGCCGGGGCCGAGGTGGTCTTCGCCTGCGGCGGCGACGGCACCGTGATGGCCTGCGTCACCGCGCTCGCCGGCACCGAGGTGGCACTCGCCGTGCTGCCGCAGGGCACCGGCAACCTGCTCGCCGCCAACCTCGGTCTCTCCAACGATCTCGGCGCCGGGCTGGAGGTCGCCGTCGAGCGCGGGATGCGCCGGCTCGACGTGGGCGTGGTCGACGACCAGTGCTTCGCGGTGATGGCCGGGATGGGCTTCGACGCCCAGATGCTCGACTCCACCTCCGAGACCACCAAGAAGCGGATCGGCTGGCCGGCCTACCTGGTCGGCGCGGCCCGCCACCTGCGGGACCGGCCGATGCGCGTCTCGGTGCGCATCGACGGCCGGCCGCCGCTGCGCCGCCGCGCCCGCTCGGTGCTGGTCGCCAACGTCGGCCGCCTCCAGGGCGGGGTGCGCCTGCTCACCGAGGCCGAGCCCGACGACGGCTGGCTCGACGTCGCGGTGCTGACCCCGCGCACTGTCGGTCACTGGCTCGCCATGGGCTGGGCGCTGGTCCGCCGCACCGGCAGCGTGCCGCGGATGGAGGTGTTCCGGGCCCGTACCGTCGAGATCGCCAGCAACCGCCCCCAGCCCCGCCAGCTCGACGGCGACCTGATCGAGCCCGGGCGCTCGCTGACCGCCACCATCCGGCCCGAGTCGCTCTGGCTCTGCGTCCCGCGGCCGGAGGACCACCCCGACCTGGCCGAGGACGCCAAGGCCGCCGCGGAGCGCGGCGAGCGTCTGGTCGAGGACGCCCGCCGTGAGTAG
- a CDS encoding universal stress protein yields MNNDEILVGYDGSTDASVALDWALDEAGRSGRPVRLAYVFEWLTVAGWIGPGVAPGIWPDENARREVEELVRKAAADAAAERPGVTVHGEVFDGPPALVLQERSAEAGVLVLGSRGHGGFGGLLAGSTAVSVTAHAHCPVVVVRDGRAVTSGPVVVGSDGSDSALRALGFAMERAAQRDVPLRVLRVWSPPGGSPVDFDPEDVAANERTAVEAELTPWRETFPDVPVEISAVPGSAASLLVEASGSAQLVVVGSRGRGGLGGMLLGSVSQQLIQHAHCPVAVVRE; encoded by the coding sequence ATGAACAACGACGAGATCCTGGTCGGCTACGACGGCTCCACCGACGCGTCGGTGGCCCTGGACTGGGCGCTCGACGAGGCGGGCCGCTCCGGCCGGCCGGTACGGCTGGCGTACGTCTTCGAGTGGCTCACCGTGGCCGGTTGGATCGGCCCCGGGGTGGCACCCGGGATCTGGCCGGACGAGAACGCCCGGCGGGAGGTCGAGGAACTGGTCCGCAAGGCGGCGGCGGACGCCGCCGCCGAGCGGCCCGGCGTCACCGTGCACGGCGAGGTGTTCGACGGCCCACCCGCGCTGGTGCTCCAGGAACGCTCCGCCGAGGCGGGCGTGCTGGTGCTCGGCAGCCGGGGGCACGGCGGGTTCGGCGGGCTGCTCGCCGGCTCCACCGCGGTCTCCGTCACCGCGCACGCGCACTGCCCGGTCGTGGTGGTCCGCGACGGCCGGGCCGTCACGTCCGGCCCGGTGGTGGTCGGCTCGGACGGCTCCGACTCGGCCCTGCGGGCGCTCGGCTTCGCCATGGAGCGCGCCGCCCAGCGGGACGTGCCGCTGCGGGTGCTGCGGGTCTGGTCGCCGCCGGGCGGGTCGCCCGTGGACTTCGACCCGGAGGACGTCGCGGCGAACGAGCGGACCGCCGTCGAGGCGGAGCTGACCCCGTGGCGGGAAACCTTCCCCGACGTGCCGGTCGAGATCTCGGCGGTCCCGGGCAGCGCGGCGTCGCTGTTGGTGGAGGCGAGCGGCTCGGCGCAACTCGTGGTGGTCGGCAGCCGGGGCCGGGGCGGGCTGGGCGGGATGCTGCTCGGCTCGGTCAGCCAGCAGCTCATCCAGCACGCCCACTGCCCCGTCGCGGTGGTCCGGGAGTGA
- a CDS encoding HTH domain-containing protein, protein MSQATELAAAAGSTDPKVGLRAVLALRRLLERLEVVQVDNARRQGWSWQEIADALEVSRQAVHKKHAGRPAVRESWEA, encoded by the coding sequence ATGAGTCAGGCGACGGAACTCGCGGCGGCGGCCGGCAGCACCGACCCCAAGGTCGGCCTGCGCGCGGTGCTCGCCCTGCGCCGGCTGCTCGAACGGCTCGAGGTGGTCCAGGTGGACAACGCCCGGCGACAGGGCTGGTCCTGGCAGGAGATCGCCGACGCCCTCGAGGTCAGCCGGCAGGCGGTCCACAAGAAGCACGCCGGGCGACCGGCGGTGCGCGAAAGCTGGGAGGCGTGA
- a CDS encoding universal stress protein, with protein MAAPSHGAVVVGVGRSAEALSVVRTAAGEAAAHHRPLHLLHAFNWAATGGPAPAGGSRLDAENALERAGRIVADTAPEVPLSGEIVEGSPVEALLRAADAAFLVALGDGGMATCRACVPADAPAVELAARAGCPVLVGRSEPAPPGPLLVGWDDSPGSHATLGYAFDCAERRGARLLAVRVVEPERRDGDDGVLEEAVNRHAARHPRVAAECQTVRGDPRDVLLDRSRSAQLAVVGARGDGPVQSSLGEVSQALLYHSPAPLIVVRGLDPGAGEGS; from the coding sequence ATGGCCGCACCCAGCCACGGCGCGGTGGTGGTCGGCGTCGGCCGGTCGGCGGAGGCCCTGTCGGTGGTCCGCACAGCCGCCGGCGAGGCCGCGGCCCACCACCGGCCGCTGCACCTGCTGCACGCGTTCAACTGGGCGGCCACCGGCGGCCCGGCACCGGCCGGCGGCAGCCGGCTCGACGCCGAGAACGCGCTGGAGCGGGCCGGCAGGATCGTCGCCGACACCGCGCCGGAGGTCCCGCTCAGCGGCGAGATCGTGGAGGGCTCACCGGTCGAGGCGCTGCTACGGGCCGCCGACGCCGCATTCCTGGTCGCGCTCGGTGACGGCGGTATGGCCACCTGCCGGGCCTGCGTACCGGCCGACGCGCCGGCCGTCGAGCTGGCCGCCCGGGCCGGCTGCCCGGTCCTCGTCGGCCGCTCCGAGCCCGCACCGCCCGGCCCGCTGCTGGTCGGCTGGGACGACTCACCCGGCTCCCACGCCACCCTCGGGTACGCCTTCGACTGCGCCGAGCGCCGGGGCGCCCGACTGCTCGCCGTCCGGGTGGTCGAACCGGAGCGCCGCGACGGCGACGACGGTGTGCTGGAGGAGGCGGTCAACCGGCACGCCGCCCGGCACCCCCGGGTCGCCGCGGAGTGCCAGACCGTACGTGGCGACCCCCGCGACGTCCTGCTCGACCGGTCCCGCTCGGCGCAACTCGCCGTGGTGGGGGCGCGCGGCGACGGTCCGGTGCAGTCCAGCCTGGGCGAGGTCAGCCAGGCGCTGCTCTACCACTCGCCGGCCCCGCTGATCGTCGTACGCGGGCTCGACCCGGGCGCCGGGGAGGGGTCGTGA
- a CDS encoding YihY/virulence factor BrkB family protein, which translates to MSSTKLVPETRLMTQNELSADDAWHTLRRHGGWCLLRDAFIRFRYGDGFSHSRALAFQLCLAVVPFLIALTGLITDLGADEGGKVVADTVLAITPGQSESMVQELLTDSDRTEDVGELALTLGLITGLVALTTTMAQIERGANRIYGVERDRPAFPKYVRAAVLAVVAGVPALIGFLILVGGGAVGDSVRRHYEWGEAATVVWDVVRWPLSLGLTVLAVAALFRHAPRRKQPGLSWLFFGAGIAIAIWWVASLLLAAYVKYGGGFGQTYGALTGMMALLLWANLTGMALFGGLAFAAQLEAMRIGVEEPAQPDLWEPDAQREELLDTGEMTAL; encoded by the coding sequence GTGAGTAGCACCAAGCTCGTCCCCGAGACCCGGCTGATGACCCAGAACGAGCTGTCGGCCGACGACGCCTGGCACACCCTGCGCCGGCACGGCGGCTGGTGCCTGCTGCGGGACGCCTTCATCCGGTTCCGCTACGGCGACGGCTTCAGCCACTCCCGGGCGTTGGCGTTCCAGCTCTGCCTCGCCGTGGTGCCGTTCCTGATCGCGCTCACCGGCCTGATCACCGACCTCGGCGCGGACGAGGGCGGCAAGGTCGTGGCCGACACGGTGCTGGCGATCACGCCGGGCCAGAGCGAGTCCATGGTGCAGGAGCTGCTGACCGACTCCGACCGCACCGAGGATGTCGGCGAGCTGGCGCTGACCCTCGGTCTGATCACCGGGCTGGTCGCGTTGACCACCACGATGGCCCAGATCGAGCGGGGCGCCAACCGGATCTACGGCGTCGAGCGGGACCGCCCGGCCTTCCCCAAGTACGTGCGGGCCGCGGTGCTCGCCGTGGTCGCCGGCGTGCCCGCGCTGATCGGGTTCCTGATCCTGGTCGGCGGCGGCGCGGTCGGTGACTCGGTACGCCGGCACTACGAGTGGGGCGAGGCCGCCACCGTGGTGTGGGACGTGGTCCGCTGGCCGCTCAGCCTGGGCCTGACCGTGCTCGCCGTCGCGGCGCTGTTCCGGCACGCGCCCCGGCGCAAGCAGCCCGGCCTGTCCTGGCTCTTCTTCGGCGCCGGCATCGCCATCGCCATCTGGTGGGTGGCCAGCCTGCTGCTCGCCGCGTACGTGAAATACGGCGGCGGGTTCGGCCAGACCTACGGCGCGCTGACCGGCATGATGGCGCTGCTGCTCTGGGCCAACCTCACCGGGATGGCGCTCTTCGGTGGGCTGGCGTTCGCCGCCCAGCTGGAGGCGATGCGGATCGGCGTGGAGGAGCCGGCCCAGCCGGACCTGTGGGAGCCCGACGCGCAGCGCGAGGAGCTGCTCGACACCGGCGAGATGACCGCCCTCTGA